attaatttaaaatagttatggtaattataaaataaaaaaaatttgttaaaattattgtattagAGTTAATTAAGAACATCAATTTGTAATAGTTTGACAAACGATCTCATTTAATAGTGTtctttgaaaataaagttttcataaaataataaattacattttattttttttaggataaataatataaataacctaaagtaaatggtaaatattaataagtaaaatctAAACTGcgtaataaaacaaaaaaaattatgttggtgactattttctttaaataaaaatcactgCAAATAACatgcatttaatttaattatttttttaacagaataaatttataataaaaaactatcaaattaaaatagttctattttttttttttttttgaaaaaataatttttaatgacaaaactaagtacaaaatgtcaaaattaaatacttaagatttaaaaaaatttaatcgaaAGAATTACTAGTATTCAAGAATTAGGAGGTGGCgcttgaatttaaattaatagtttgCATTTTATTCgttgtttttatttgaaattccAAACTTGTcagcattttatttttatacatttacatTCCATTGAAtaagaatttaattgaatattattatatttctaagaataaattttggaCTGTAAATAGTGCATGTATTTAATGTAAGTATTTACGCCCCtctaaatttacaatatttatttttacctatACCTGACTCTAACCTCTCTAACGTACGTTCAAAAACGAAAATCTTCTCAGACACATTCCAACCTTCGAGTGAATTGAAGTATTTATTCTCAACAATTGTGCCTATTATAACTCAAGTTTTAAAACTTTACAAGTTCGtgacaaaaattattcttgattgaatacgatttaataaataccCAAAAATATACACTAATAATTTCGAAATTGGTGAAGTGCTTGAATAaacagtaattaataaaagaattgaaatttaatcaataaaaatgagtTTCTTAAAATTCAAGACTAATGATGATGTTGAGTTCAAAGTTGAAGTTAAAGCAGCCAAGTTCTCAGTGATGATAAAAACTATGCTAGAAGCTCTTCAAGACGACGAGAATGATGTGGTTATTCcactgctaaaaattaattctgttacttttaaaaaagtactcGAATGGATAGAGCATCATAAAGACGAAGACCCACCGTTGATAGAAGAAAACAAGATCGAGAGGAAGAGGAGCGACGATATCAGTGAATGGGATAGTAAGTTCATAGATGTTGATTATTCCACACTCTACGACATTGTCAGTGCTGCTGATTACCTTCACATTATAGGACTTTCAGACTTAGTCTGTAAGAAAATCGCAAATAGCATAAAGGAAGCGTCAATACCTAATTATAAACAAAGGTTTGATCTAGATACTCAAGCAAGTTCTTCTTACAGTCCGAAAGAACCTTCAAAGCCTTCTCATAGTCGAAGAGATTACTACTCTCCATCAAGTCCCACTTATACTCCATCAAGTCCCACTTATACTCCATCAAGCCCCACTTATACTCCATCAAGTCCGTCGTACTCTCCAATGAATCTTACTTTTCATAGCCGAACAAATTCTCATTCATCAATGAATCCTTCTCATAGCCGAACAAATTCTTATTCTTCATCGAGTCCGCCAACAGAACCTTCTCATAGCCGAACAAGTCACTACATTCCATCAAGTCCCTACTATTCTCCATCGAGACCGTCGTGTTCTTCAATGAACCCTCCTTCTCATAGCCAAACAAATTCTTATTCTCCATCGAGTCCCTCTTATTCTTCAATGAGTCCGCCAGCAGAACCTTCTCATAGCCGAACAAGTCACTACATTCCATCAAGTCCCTACTATTCTCCAATGAGTCCTCCTTCTCATAGCCAAACAAATTCTTATTCACCAATGAGTTCTGATCAACCAACAGAACCTTC
The sequence above is drawn from the Cotesia glomerata isolate CgM1 linkage group LG4, MPM_Cglom_v2.3, whole genome shotgun sequence genome and encodes:
- the LOC123263886 gene encoding DNA-directed RNA polymerase II subunit RPB1-like isoform X3, whose product is MSFLKFKTNDDVEFKVEVKAAKFSVMIKTMLEALQDDENDVVIPLLKINSVTFKKVLEWIEHHKDEDPPLIEENKIERKRSDDISEWDSKFIDVDYSTLYDIVSAADYLHIIGLSDLVCKKIANSIKEASIPNYKQRFDLDTQASSSYSPKEPSKPSHSRRDYYTPSSPTYTPSSPSYSPMNLPSHSQTNSYSPSSPSYSSMSPPAEPSHSRTNSYSPMSSDQPTEPSHSQTNSYSPSSPSYSPMSPPAEPSHSRTSHYIPSSPYYSPMSPPSHSRTNSYSPSRPAYSPMSPPSHSLTNSYSPISLDQPTEPSHSQTNSYSLSSPSYSPISPPAEFSHSRTNYYIPSSPSYSPSSPSYSPMSPPSHSRTNSYSPMSPPSHNRTNSYSPSSPSYSPMSPPSHSQTNSYSPTSPTNCQ
- the LOC123263886 gene encoding DNA-directed RNA polymerase II subunit RPB1-like isoform X1, whose product is MSFLKFKTNDDVEFKVEVKAAKFSVMIKTMLEALQDDENDVVIPLLKINSVTFKKVLEWIEHHKDEDPPLIEENKIERKRSDDISEWDSKFIDVDYSTLYDIVSAADYLHIIGLSDLVCKKIANSIKEASIPNYKQRFDLDTQASSSYSPKEPSKPSHSRRDYYTPSSPTYTPSSPSYSPMNLPSHSQTNSYSPSSPSYSSMSPPAEPSHSRTSHYIPSSPYYSPMSPPSHSQTNSYSPMSSDQPTEPSHSQTNSYSPSSPSYSPMSPPAEPSHSRTSHYIPSSPYYSPMSPPSHSRTNSYSPSRPAYSPMSPPSHSLTNSYSPISLDQPTEPSHSQTNSYSLSSPSYSPISPPAEFSHSRTNYYIPSSPSYSPSSPSYSPMSPPSHSRTNSYSPMSPPSHNRTNSYSPSSPSYSPMSPPSHSQTNSYSPTSPTNCQ
- the LOC123263886 gene encoding DNA-directed RNA polymerase II subunit RPB1-like isoform X2, which gives rise to MSFLKFKTNDDVEFKVEVKAAKFSVMIKTMLEALQDDENDVVIPLLKINSVTFKKVLEWIEHHKDEDPPLIEENKIERKRSDDISEWDSKFIDVDYSTLYDIVSAADYLHIIGLSDLVCKKIANSIKEASIPNYKQRFDLDTQASSSYSPKEPSKPSHSRRDYYTPSSPTYTPSSPSYSPMNLPSHSQTNSYSPSSPSYSSMSPPAEPSHSRTSHYIPSSPYYSPMSPPSHSQTNSYSPMSSDQPTEPSHSQTNSYSPSSPSYSPMSPPAEPSHSRTSHYIPSSPYYSPMSPPSHSRTNSYSPSRPAYSPMSPPSHSLTNSYSPISLDQPTEPSHSQTNSYSLSSPSYSPISPPAEFSHSRTNYYIPSSPSYSPSSPSYSPMSPPSHSRTNSYSPSSPSYSPMSPPSHSQTNSYSPTSPTNCQ